A genomic window from Dermacentor silvarum isolate Dsil-2018 chromosome 9, BIME_Dsil_1.4, whole genome shotgun sequence includes:
- the LOC125940064 gene encoding uncharacterized protein LOC125940064, with protein MKFFVCSAVLLAIAFTVSNAGYHGYGGHGGHGGYGGHGGYGGHGHGGYSHGITHFFDNQRAHYGHGGYGHGGYGRGGYGGHGYGGYGHGGYGGYGGHGYYG; from the coding sequence GTTTGCAGCGCTGTCCTCCTCGCCATTGCTTTCACTGTGTCCAATGCTGGCTACCACGGATATGGAGGACACGGTGGCCATGGTGGCTATGGCGGGCACGGCGGCTATGGTGGACATGGCCACGGCGGGTACAGCCATGGCATCACGCACTTCTTCGACAACCAGCGTGCCCATTACGGACATGGCGGCTACGGTCACGGAGGTTACGGCCGCGGAGGATACGGAGGTCATGGATACGGTGGCTATGGACACGGCGGATACGGCGGATACGGTGGTCACGGCTACTATGGCTAA